From one Triticum aestivum cultivar Chinese Spring chromosome 4B, IWGSC CS RefSeq v2.1, whole genome shotgun sequence genomic stretch:
- the LOC123089375 gene encoding inorganic phosphate transporter 1-2, translating into MATEQLNVLKALDVAKTQLYHFKAVVIAGMGFFTDAYDLFCIALVTKLLGRIYYTDPALNEPGHLPANVSAAVNGVALCGTLAGQLFFGWLGDKLGRKSVYGFTLILMVLCSIASGLSFGHEAKGVMGTLCFFRFWLGFGVGGDYPLSATIMSEYANKKTRGTFIAAVFAMQGFGILFGTIVTIIVSSAFRHAFPAPPFYIDAAASIGPEADYVWRIIVMFGTIPAALTYYWRMKMPETARYTALIAGNTKQATSDMSKVLNKEISEEDVQGERATGDTWGLFSRQFMKRHGMHLLATTSTWFLLDVAFYSQNLFQKDIFTKIGWIPPAKTMNALEELYRIARAQALIALCGTVPGYWFTVAFIDIIGRFWIQLMGFTMMTIFMLAIAIPYDYLVKPGHHTGFVVLYGLTFFFANFGPNSTTFIVPAEIFPARLRSTCHGISAATGKAGAIIGAFGFLYASQDQKKPETGYSRGIGMRNALFVLAGTNFLGLLFSLLVPESKGKSLEELSKENVGDDDTIAVTGV; encoded by the coding sequence ATGGCGACTGAACAGCTCAACGTGTTGAAAGCACTGGATGTTGCCAAGACGCAACTGTACCATTTCAAGGCGGTCGTGATCGCCGGCATGGGCTTCTTCACGGACGCCTACGACCTCTTCTGCATCGCCCTCGTCACCAAGCTGCTGGGGCGCATCTACTACACCGACCCTGCCCTCAACGAGCCCGGCCACCTCCCGGCAAACGTGTCGGCCGCCGTGAACGGCGTGGCCCTGTGTGGCACACTTGCCGGCCAGCTCTTCTTCGGCTGGCTCGGTGACAAGCTCGGACGCAAGAGCGTCTACGGCTTCACGCTCATCCTCATGGTCCTTTGCTCCATCGCGTCCGGGCTCTCGTTTGGACACGAGGCCAAGGGCGTAATGGGGACGCTATGTTTCTTCCGCTTCTGGCTCGGCTTCGGCGTCGGCGGCGACTACCCTCTGAGCGCTACCATCATGTCGGAGTATGCTAACAAGAAGACCCGTGGCACATTTATCGCCGCCGTGTTTGCCATGCAGGGGTTTGGCATCCTATTTGGTACTATCGTCACGATCATCGTCTCGTCCGCATTCCGACACGCATTCCCTGCACCGCCATTCTACATTGACGCCGCGGCGTCCATTGGCCCGGAGGCCGACTACGTGTGGCGCATCATCGTCATGTTCGGCACCATCCCGGCCGCCCTGACCTACTACTGGCGCATGAAGATGCCCGAAACTGCGCGGTACACAGCACTCATCGCCGGCAACACGAAGCAAGCCACATCAGACATGTCCAAGGTGCTCAACAAGGAGATCTCAGAGGAGGATGTGCAGGGTGAGCGTGCCACTGGTGATACTTGGGGCCTCTTCTCGCGACAGTTCATGAAGCGCCACGGGATGCACTTGCTAGCGACCACAAGCACTTGGTTCCTGCTCGATGTGGCCTTCTACAGCCAGAACCTGTTCCAAAAGGACATCTTCACCAAGATCGGGTGGATCCCGCCGGCCAAGACTATGAATGCATTGGAGGAGTTGTACCGCATCGCCCGCGCCCAAGCGCTCATTGCGCTCTGCGGCACCGTGCCCGGCTACTGGTTCACCGTCGCCTTCATCGACATCATCGGCAGGTTTTGGATCCAGCTCATGGGATTCACCATGATGACCATTTTCATGCTCGCAATCGCCATACCTTACGACTACTTGGTGAAGCCAGGGCACCATACCGGCTTCGTCGTGCTCTACGGGCTCACTTTCTTCTTCGCCAACTTCGGCCCCAACAGCACAACCTTTATTGTGCCAGCCGAGATCTTCCCTGCGAGGCTTCGGTCCACATGCCACGGTATCTCTGCCGCTACCGGTAAGGCGGGCGCGATCATCGGCGCGTTCGGGTTCCTGTATGCGTCGCAGGACCAGAAGAAGCCCGAGACCGGCTACTCGCGGGGAATCGGCATGCGCAACGCACTCTTTGTGCTCGCAGGCACAAACTTCCTGGGCCTGCTCTTTTCCTTGTTGGTGCCAGAGTCTAAGGGCAAGTCGCTCGAGGAGCTCTCCAAGGAAAACGTCGGCGACGACGACACCATTGCTGTGACTGGTGTCTAG